The DNA sequence CTATAGCCCTGCTTTGCCAGCCATGCCGAAGAGAGCACTATACCCAAAGGCTGACTGCTAAGCAGATTGTTTAATTTTGACTCTTTTTCGGTACTCATAGTACCAAATTACCCAATTTTTTAAACAAAATCAATTGGTGAGTTTAAAATATTTGATATTTAGGTACTTTAAGCACCGAAATATTCATTTTTATAAACCAACAGGTTTACGCTCCCAACTAATCACTCCGTGCCTATCTTCAAATAAACCCCTATGCCTTCTACAGCTGCCGCTGCGTCTTTCTGGTGATGGTGGCTACATCTACCCCCAAGACCAGTGCCGCTTGCCGCTTACTACCATATTTCTCAATAGCTTCTGCTATCACTGTAGCCTCAAAATCATGCACTTGTTTTTTCAAGCCCTCGGTAGACTCACCATCAGCCATATAGCCATTACTAGCCGGGGCTTTCGCCATAACAGAAGATGGCAAGTGCTCAACACCGGCCACGTCATCGCACTCAACCGCAATATGCTCAAGAATATTTTGTAACTCTCGAATATTTCCTGGGTAATCATACTCAAGCAGTAATTTATAGCAGTCCTTACTGAGTGAAAAAGCGGTGCCCCGTCGCTGTATTAACGCCGCTAGAAAGTGCTCTATAAGCTGAGGGATAACGTCTTTAGTGTCACGTAAGGGAGGGTTTTTTAACTCTATAACGCACAGCCGATAATATAAATCTTGGCGAAATTCACCCCGGCTAATCATCTCTAAAAGATTTTTATTGGTTGCCGATATAATTCTAACTTGGATATTTTTAGTTGCCGTTGTTCCTAAGCGTTGCACGGTATTGGTTTCTAAAAACTGTAGTAATTTAGGCTGTGATAGCAGTGGAATTTCACCAATTTCATCTAAAAATAATGTGCCACCATTGGCCGCCTCCAAAAACCCTATTTTGCCGCGGTGATGAGCACCGGTAAACGCGCCCTTCTCATAACCAAACAACTCTGACTCAAATAAGGTGTCGGGAATACTGGCACAATTAACATGTATAAAAGGCTTATCCATCCCCATGGCTTGCTCATGTATATAGCGAGCCGTAGAGGTTTTTCCGGCACCGGACTCGCCGGTTAATAAAATCCGGCTTTTCATCTTCATCGCCCGTATACCCTTCTCAAGAAAATAGCTGTCAGGCGAGGAAGGCTGTAACAAATAGCGCTTAGAAGCATCCAAGGCATCTTGGTCAGCAAGAGATTTAAAACGCCCGCTAGATGCCCTACGCTGCGCCAAACCATTAATATCAAAACTGATGTTTTGGGTAATTACAAAAAATAGGGGGTCACCATTTTTATCCAATATAGGCCTGGTGGAAACCAGCATATCTTCGCCATTGCTACTATTAGCGAGGTATTGCAAGGGGGTCATTTGTTGATAAGATTTTAGAATTTCCTCGCAATTAACCGCACTTTCTCTAACAAAGCGCCGAAACGGGAAATCTTTTTGCAAACTTAACTGGTTAATGCGCTCTGCGGCAGTATTCATCAAGGCAGTCACCCCTCGCTGATCAAGAATAATTAAACCGTAGGGCAGTGCATCAGTAATTAATTTCAGAGCCGGGTCGGCCAGCAATGCTTGCGCGCTCTCATAGGTATATTTAAAACTGTTAAGTAGCTCAGAGTGCGTATGAAATTTCATGGCATAAATTCCGCATCGTTATAAATCTAAAAAATATTTTTTACATTATTATCAGCGCAGCACAACCCTGCGCCAGCTCTTTGTACCTTTCCCTGCATGCTCCCTTGCACTCGCTCACACCCTATTTCATGTGTTGCAAAAATGCTAGAGACAATGTTGCAAATATGCACAAGAAGGGAGGATTAGATACACAAAAAACCCATGAAAATACATAAGCACTTGAATTTTATAACATTTATTTTTTTGGCACACATCCTGTATTACTACTAGGGCGATACTCAATGCAGTAACAGATATCTCATATACCATTATAAAAATCAGAAGGTCACAAAACATGAATAACATAAAACCTCGAACCCCAGATGCTGCACGCCTACAGCTAAAGGCATTGTACTCAGCACTCATATTATGCGCGGCCCTCCCAGCGCAAGCTTCCGTGCTAGAAGAAGTTGTCGTAACCGCCCAAAAGCGCGAGCAAAACATACAGGATGTAGGTGTCTCCGTAGCCGCGTTTAGCG is a window from the Dasania marina DSM 21967 genome containing:
- a CDS encoding sigma-54 interaction domain-containing protein, which encodes MKFHTHSELLNSFKYTYESAQALLADPALKLITDALPYGLIILDQRGVTALMNTAAERINQLSLQKDFPFRRFVRESAVNCEEILKSYQQMTPLQYLANSSNGEDMLVSTRPILDKNGDPLFFVITQNISFDINGLAQRRASSGRFKSLADQDALDASKRYLLQPSSPDSYFLEKGIRAMKMKSRILLTGESGAGKTSTARYIHEQAMGMDKPFIHVNCASIPDTLFESELFGYEKGAFTGAHHRGKIGFLEAANGGTLFLDEIGEIPLLSQPKLLQFLETNTVQRLGTTATKNIQVRIISATNKNLLEMISRGEFRQDLYYRLCVIELKNPPLRDTKDVIPQLIEHFLAALIQRRGTAFSLSKDCYKLLLEYDYPGNIRELQNILEHIAVECDDVAGVEHLPSSVMAKAPASNGYMADGESTEGLKKQVHDFEATVIAEAIEKYGSKRQAALVLGVDVATITRKTQRQL